One region of Syntrophobacter fumaroxidans MPOB genomic DNA includes:
- a CDS encoding NF038143 family protein, translated as MADREELNRRKELILGSERAFANQVGAAVFEKPKVSYWMVLIPILFLYFIYRMQKYKHGRMRFNDEFMITRGRVMDASVDAIDAGTAPDIGAVVARSTLADGPAKQKYESWVRVLAEHYMDLLGSEGGSFEALVRSAYRSRTDCLLALNRLSTVEKEFYSALMPQMAEMNGASDIIGVIVERSQQLRRELAERVFA; from the coding sequence TTGGCCGACCGTGAAGAATTGAATCGCAGGAAGGAACTGATCCTCGGGAGCGAGCGGGCATTCGCCAACCAGGTCGGCGCGGCGGTCTTCGAGAAGCCGAAGGTCAGCTACTGGATGGTGCTCATCCCCATCCTTTTCCTCTACTTCATTTACCGCATGCAGAAATACAAGCATGGCCGGATGCGATTCAACGACGAGTTCATGATCACCCGCGGCCGGGTGATGGATGCCTCCGTGGACGCGATAGACGCGGGAACGGCGCCGGATATCGGCGCGGTGGTCGCGCGGTCCACGCTTGCGGACGGACCCGCGAAGCAGAAGTACGAATCCTGGGTCCGGGTTCTCGCCGAACACTACATGGATCTGCTGGGCTCCGAAGGCGGCAGTTTCGAAGCACTGGTGAGATCGGCCTACCGCAGCCGCACCGACTGCCTCCTCGCGCTCAACCGTCTCAGCACGGTGGAGAAGGAATTCTATTCCGCCCTCATGCCTCAAATGGCCGAAATGAACGGCGCCTCCGATATCATCGGCGTCATCGTGGAGCGATCGCAGCAATTGCGGCGTGAACTGGCCGAGCGTGTTTTTGCCTGA
- a CDS encoding carbon starvation CstA family protein produces MNAAVLMVVAFVLFFIAYRIYGKYISKVFEENDANPTPACAMKDDCDYVPTKPIVLFGHHFASIAGGGPIIGPTVAMLFGFIPVWLWAVFGSIFVGAVHDMTTLFASVREKGKSVAEIAKATLGNTGFFLFISFNILMLLLVTSAFLGLTATALTSLLPLDVLKLEPSQTLVKTIEAGGVVKAQIGGIASTSVIIITCCAPFLGFLVYKKGINAYLASAIAIVVCIVSVVVGMEIPVSFNANTWMIILCFYTLLAAGIPVWLILQPRDFTNSFLLYAGVAGLFIASIAAGFKGVTFNAPLTNLAAGSAKLGPIWPFLFITVACGAISGFHCLVAGGTSSKQISKESDVRRIGYGGMLLEGLLAIGVLVAVGCGIAFQDYSNIVFPTTAGVRSNPILAFAAGAGGLFDKGLGISPVYGTIFGILLVEGFVVTTLDTAVRLNRYLFEELWQVMFTNVPKIMKTYLFNSALCVFLMYILAYNNAFLVIWPAFGSANQLLASLALIAVSVWLVNKGKNAVFTVIPAIFMMVTTLYSLVSLLVNTYLPKQNYMLAAVAILLTILSIGVISMAFNAWRKIRREAVVPARAA; encoded by the coding sequence ATGAACGCCGCAGTTCTAATGGTCGTAGCATTCGTTTTATTCTTCATTGCGTATCGTATTTACGGGAAATACATCTCCAAGGTGTTCGAGGAAAACGACGCAAATCCCACACCGGCATGCGCAATGAAGGATGATTGCGATTATGTGCCCACAAAGCCGATTGTTCTCTTCGGGCACCACTTTGCCAGCATCGCGGGCGGTGGTCCCATCATCGGACCCACGGTGGCCATGCTTTTCGGATTCATACCCGTATGGCTGTGGGCGGTGTTCGGGAGTATCTTCGTCGGTGCGGTGCACGACATGACGACGCTTTTCGCAAGCGTCCGGGAGAAGGGGAAATCCGTTGCCGAAATCGCGAAGGCGACCCTGGGAAACACGGGGTTCTTTCTCTTCATTTCATTTAACATACTCATGCTCCTGCTGGTCACGTCCGCATTTCTGGGCCTGACGGCAACGGCCCTGACTTCCCTGCTGCCCCTGGACGTGCTCAAGCTCGAACCTTCGCAAACCCTGGTGAAGACCATAGAGGCCGGCGGGGTCGTCAAGGCGCAGATAGGCGGCATCGCCTCCACCTCGGTCATCATCATCACCTGCTGTGCGCCCTTTCTCGGTTTTCTGGTGTACAAGAAGGGAATCAACGCATATCTCGCCTCCGCCATCGCGATCGTCGTATGTATTGTTTCCGTTGTCGTTGGAATGGAAATTCCGGTTTCCTTCAACGCCAACACATGGATGATCATACTCTGCTTTTACACGTTGCTGGCCGCGGGCATTCCCGTCTGGCTGATCTTGCAGCCCCGGGATTTCACCAACTCGTTCCTGCTCTACGCGGGAGTTGCGGGACTGTTCATCGCGAGCATCGCGGCGGGTTTCAAAGGGGTTACCTTCAACGCCCCGTTGACGAACCTCGCGGCGGGGTCGGCCAAGCTGGGACCCATATGGCCGTTCCTGTTCATTACTGTGGCCTGCGGCGCCATTTCGGGCTTTCATTGCCTGGTTGCGGGCGGCACGTCGTCCAAACAGATCTCGAAAGAATCGGACGTCAGGAGAATCGGTTACGGGGGCATGCTGCTGGAAGGCCTGCTCGCCATCGGCGTCCTGGTCGCCGTCGGATGCGGCATCGCCTTTCAGGATTATTCGAACATCGTGTTCCCGACGACCGCCGGGGTAAGATCGAACCCGATCCTGGCCTTTGCCGCCGGCGCGGGCGGCCTGTTCGACAAAGGGCTTGGTATATCGCCCGTGTACGGAACGATTTTCGGAATCCTTCTCGTGGAGGGTTTCGTGGTCACGACGCTGGATACGGCCGTTCGGCTCAACCGGTACTTGTTCGAAGAGCTGTGGCAGGTGATGTTCACGAATGTTCCGAAGATCATGAAAACCTATTTGTTCAACTCGGCGCTTTGCGTGTTCCTCATGTATATTTTGGCCTACAACAATGCGTTCCTGGTTATATGGCCCGCGTTCGGCTCCGCGAATCAATTGCTTGCCTCGCTGGCCCTGATAGCCGTATCGGTGTGGTTGGTGAACAAGGGGAAAAATGCCGTGTTTACCGTGATCCCGGCCATTTTCATGATGGTGACGACCTTGTATTCCCTGGTCAGTCTGCTTGTAAACACCTATCTTCCCAAGCAGAACTACATGTTGGCCGCTGTTGCGATATTGCTGACCATTCTCTCGATCGGCGTCATTTCAATGGCGTTCAACGCGTGGAGGAAGATCAGGAGGGAAGCTGTAGTGCCCGCCCGCGCGGCATGA
- a CDS encoding Ni/Fe hydrogenase subunit alpha: protein MGKAFQIEPADTTQSHGEGARKVINIQPVTRIEGHARIAVHLDDEGNVADARVHIMSMRGFEKFIEGRPAEEVPRIVTRICGICPWQHHVASSKAVDGCFGASVPSAGRKLRELMQVMAHINDKILHFFFLAAPDFLLGSDSEYSVRNIMGIAEKSPKLAEKVVQMRYLGQMMMERFAGKAIHPVAVVPGGFSKPMVESERQELLAGSRQQLEFARYAMDFAKSRVFSATDPTTKRIGDITTGFLGTVSPADGSLNLYEGLLRLMRPDGSFHEFSSREYADFIGEHVEPWSYGKFPFAHAWGEGFSMDLEQPRGVYRTNCLARINVADRIDTPLAQAELVEFRSEFGRPAQSTMLYHRARMIELLHACEKVVELLESPDITDPRVRDEVWPRAGRGVGCVEAPRGTLIHDYSTDESGCITRANLIVGTTHNLAPINMSVKKAARDLIQNGNVDEGLLNRVEMAVRAYDP, encoded by the coding sequence ATGGGAAAAGCTTTTCAGATCGAACCCGCGGACACGACACAGAGCCACGGCGAGGGTGCCCGGAAAGTCATCAACATACAGCCGGTCACCAGGATTGAAGGCCACGCGCGCATTGCCGTTCACCTCGACGATGAGGGCAACGTAGCCGATGCAAGGGTTCACATCATGTCCATGCGCGGCTTCGAAAAATTCATCGAGGGAAGGCCGGCCGAGGAAGTGCCCAGGATCGTGACCCGCATATGCGGGATCTGTCCCTGGCAGCATCATGTCGCATCCAGCAAAGCCGTGGACGGGTGCTTCGGAGCTTCCGTCCCTTCGGCCGGCAGGAAGCTGCGCGAGCTGATGCAGGTGATGGCCCACATCAACGACAAGATTCTGCATTTCTTTTTCCTGGCCGCTCCGGATTTCCTCCTGGGGTCCGACAGTGAATACTCCGTTCGGAACATCATGGGGATCGCCGAAAAATCCCCGAAACTGGCCGAAAAAGTCGTGCAGATGCGCTACCTCGGCCAAATGATGATGGAACGATTCGCGGGAAAGGCGATTCACCCGGTGGCGGTGGTACCCGGAGGGTTTTCCAAGCCCATGGTCGAATCCGAGCGGCAGGAGCTCCTGGCGGGTTCCCGGCAACAGCTCGAATTCGCGCGGTACGCCATGGACTTCGCCAAAAGCCGGGTTTTCTCGGCGACCGATCCGACCACGAAGCGGATCGGGGACATCACCACGGGGTTTCTCGGCACGGTGAGCCCCGCCGACGGTTCGCTGAACCTTTACGAAGGCCTCCTGCGCCTGATGAGGCCGGATGGTTCCTTCCACGAGTTCTCGTCCCGTGAATACGCGGATTTCATCGGGGAACACGTGGAACCCTGGTCTTACGGCAAATTCCCCTTTGCCCACGCATGGGGCGAGGGATTTTCCATGGATCTGGAACAGCCTCGAGGGGTCTATCGCACCAACTGCCTGGCGCGCATCAACGTGGCGGATCGCATCGACACACCCCTCGCCCAGGCGGAGCTTGTCGAATTCCGGTCGGAGTTCGGAAGACCGGCCCAGTCGACGATGCTCTATCATCGGGCAAGGATGATCGAGCTGCTGCATGCCTGTGAGAAGGTCGTGGAACTGCTCGAGTCGCCCGACATCACCGATCCGCGCGTGAGAGACGAGGTGTGGCCTCGGGCCGGCCGCGGGGTGGGTTGCGTCGAGGCCCCCAGGGGCACCCTGATTCATGATTACTCCACGGATGAAAGCGGCTGCATCACCCGCGCGAACCTGATTGTGGGCACCACCCACAACCTCGCCCCCATCAACATGAGCGTGAAAAAGGCGGCCCGCGACCTCATTCAAAACGGAAACGTCGACGAGGGACTGCTCAATCGGGTGGAGATGGCCGTGCGCGCCTACGACCCTTGA
- a CDS encoding methyl viologen-reducing hydrogenase, which translates to MPVTVAAESLSSCAGCEISMLNMGGLFLELLKEIRIVHMPLLFDHKYFGQAGEENFIGIPEADIGIVSGGIRNEEQLEVALKVRAQCRILVALGTCATHGGIPALMNRYSDEDLFRRYYRTSETTEAAAPPNEVVPRFLDRTYALDEKARVDVYMAGCPPHPDYLGAMFRTLLDGQWPEMPTKSVCDTCPTRREGKGNVQKIRRFTRSARFQNEKPLSEMKCLLEQGLLCMGPVTRAGCAGLHGNVPMCISARVPCRGCFGPVKQDGNQLLDMLNALASNGIDVRSIPDRHSLLRFSGAHGRLIRASGRSPRGEGRDVRSPAEH; encoded by the coding sequence ATGCCAGTCACCGTAGCGGCGGAATCCCTCAGCAGCTGCGCCGGGTGTGAAATCTCGATGCTCAACATGGGCGGACTGTTCCTGGAATTGCTGAAGGAAATCCGCATCGTTCACATGCCTCTCCTCTTCGATCACAAGTATTTCGGCCAAGCCGGCGAGGAAAACTTCATCGGGATTCCGGAAGCCGATATCGGGATCGTCAGCGGGGGGATTCGCAACGAGGAGCAGCTCGAAGTGGCCCTGAAGGTGCGCGCCCAATGTCGAATCCTGGTGGCCCTCGGGACGTGCGCCACTCATGGCGGCATCCCCGCGCTCATGAACCGGTACTCCGACGAAGACCTGTTCCGTCGCTACTACCGGACCAGCGAAACCACCGAGGCGGCCGCTCCGCCCAACGAGGTCGTCCCCAGGTTCCTCGATCGGACCTACGCCCTGGACGAAAAAGCCAGGGTGGATGTGTACATGGCCGGTTGTCCTCCGCATCCGGATTATCTCGGCGCGATGTTCCGAACGCTCCTCGACGGGCAATGGCCGGAAATGCCGACCAAGAGCGTTTGTGACACCTGCCCCACGCGCCGGGAAGGCAAGGGCAACGTCCAGAAGATCCGGCGCTTCACTCGAAGTGCCCGATTCCAGAATGAGAAACCGCTCTCGGAAATGAAGTGTCTCCTTGAACAGGGGCTTCTGTGCATGGGCCCCGTGACGCGCGCCGGTTGCGCCGGCCTGCACGGGAACGTGCCCATGTGCATCAGCGCCAGGGTGCCGTGCCGGGGATGCTTCGGCCCGGTCAAACAGGACGGCAACCAGTTGCTCGATATGCTCAACGCCCTGGCAAGCAACGGCATCGATGTCCGGAGTATCCCGGACCGGCATTCGCTGTTGAGGTTTTCCGGAGCGCACGGGCGTCTTATCAGGGCGTCCGGCAGAAGCCCGAGAGGCGAGGGCAGGGACGTCCGCTCCCCGGCGGAACACTGA
- a CDS encoding YeiH family protein, which translates to MADKNGKEPEYVVIESGKTSFRDLYTKEDWMAIWMGFLLLIIGLAIYLPQPPEKSAEIPKYNATMKEEAAKAPFKTIEWYNASSAKKGIRARDQEFGKTIQNFFAAPGKWSENPLDAVYRSKEQADAMNAKAKEAADKAKAAEDGALATAKTAQAAAAAAGFKDTGLNEAADKEIKAWQAAKEKSSKAKGSASNKPFNRIYYLIGLCAILAVFFGIGKAVMGESFGRFVLGFPVVFLLAVLAYMAETQSLMSYWGFGFPLWAIIFGLLISNTVGTPKWVQPAVATEFFIKTGLVLLGAEILFNKILAIGKPGIFVAWVCTPITLILTYWFGQRVIKMPSKTLNITISADMSVCGVSAAIATAAACRAKKEELTLAIGLSMVFTAICMVAQPAFAKLVGLPQILAGAWMGSTIDSTGAVAAAGAFYGEKALYVAATIKMIQNVLIGVTAFCVAVYWCAKVECAPGTKVSWWEVWYRFPKFVIGFIVASIVFSFIDQGMGKDMSTVMIDQGVLRGFTRIAREWFFALAFTSIGLETNFREFGPYFKGGKPLTLYVFGQSFQLMLTLVVAYIMFYIIFPEVTAGI; encoded by the coding sequence ATGGCAGACAAGAACGGTAAGGAACCGGAATATGTCGTAATCGAGAGCGGCAAGACCTCATTTAGGGATCTATACACCAAGGAGGACTGGATGGCCATCTGGATGGGCTTCCTGCTCCTCATCATCGGTCTGGCTATCTACCTGCCCCAGCCGCCGGAAAAAAGCGCTGAAATCCCTAAGTACAACGCCACGATGAAGGAAGAGGCGGCCAAGGCCCCCTTCAAGACCATCGAGTGGTACAATGCCTCGTCGGCCAAGAAGGGCATCCGGGCGAGGGATCAGGAGTTCGGCAAGACAATCCAGAATTTCTTTGCCGCTCCCGGCAAATGGTCGGAGAATCCGCTGGATGCGGTCTACCGCAGTAAGGAACAGGCCGACGCCATGAACGCAAAGGCCAAGGAAGCGGCGGATAAGGCCAAAGCAGCCGAAGACGGCGCCCTGGCGACCGCGAAGACGGCCCAGGCCGCGGCTGCGGCCGCGGGGTTCAAGGACACGGGGTTGAATGAGGCTGCGGATAAGGAAATCAAAGCTTGGCAGGCCGCCAAGGAAAAGTCTTCCAAGGCCAAGGGGAGTGCCTCCAACAAACCTTTCAACCGAATTTATTACCTCATCGGGTTGTGTGCCATTCTGGCCGTCTTTTTCGGAATCGGCAAGGCCGTCATGGGAGAATCCTTCGGCAGGTTCGTGCTCGGCTTTCCCGTTGTTTTTCTCCTTGCGGTACTGGCGTACATGGCCGAGACACAGTCTTTGATGAGTTACTGGGGATTCGGCTTTCCGCTCTGGGCGATCATCTTCGGCCTGCTCATCAGTAACACCGTCGGGACGCCCAAATGGGTTCAGCCCGCGGTGGCAACCGAGTTTTTCATCAAGACGGGCCTGGTGCTGCTCGGCGCGGAAATCCTTTTCAACAAGATCCTGGCCATCGGCAAACCGGGAATCTTCGTCGCCTGGGTGTGCACGCCCATCACCCTGATCCTGACCTACTGGTTCGGGCAAAGGGTCATCAAGATGCCGTCCAAGACCCTCAACATCACCATCTCCGCGGACATGTCGGTCTGCGGCGTTTCCGCCGCAATCGCCACCGCGGCCGCCTGCCGGGCCAAGAAAGAGGAACTGACGCTGGCCATCGGCCTGTCCATGGTGTTCACCGCCATCTGCATGGTGGCCCAGCCCGCCTTCGCCAAGCTTGTCGGGCTGCCGCAGATTCTCGCCGGCGCCTGGATGGGGAGCACCATCGACTCCACCGGCGCGGTGGCCGCCGCCGGGGCCTTTTACGGCGAGAAGGCGCTTTACGTGGCCGCCACCATCAAGATGATTCAGAACGTGCTCATCGGCGTTACGGCGTTCTGCGTCGCCGTCTACTGGTGTGCCAAGGTGGAGTGCGCGCCCGGGACCAAGGTGAGCTGGTGGGAAGTGTGGTACCGGTTTCCCAAGTTCGTGATCGGGTTCATCGTGGCATCGATCGTTTTCTCCTTCATCGACCAGGGCATGGGGAAGGATATGAGCACGGTCATGATCGATCAGGGGGTCCTGAGGGGCTTCACGCGAATCGCGCGCGAGTGGTTTTTCGCCCTGGCCTTCACTTCCATCGGCCTTGAAACCAATTTCAGGGAATTCGGGCCGTATTTCAAAGGCGGAAAGCCCTTGACCCTGTACGTGTTCGGGCAGTCCTTTCAGCTCATGCTGACGCTGGTCGTCGCCTACATCATGTTCTATATCATCTTCCCCGAGGTCACCGCCGGGATCTAA